One segment of Stappia sp. 28M-7 DNA contains the following:
- a CDS encoding RNA methyltransferase produces MTRSDTPAGPSGTNTSPEDHGAEAPARSREKPRHGGAGGGRDYRDAKGRGAKGGFRKAGGKPAAQGAAHDGEGRRPFAKARPRPSREGDAPEGPVLLYGLHTIEAAFRNSDRRRHRLLATENAQRRLSERGITFDVPVETVNPRQLDHLVGRDAVHQGAVLEADPLPAFGPRDLARARLVLALDQVTDPHNVGAILRSAVALAADAVVTTERHAPEEGSVLAKSASGALDMVRHVRVKNMARFVTEMREAGFQAVALDSEGPARLEETDLSDKVLLILGSEGKGVRQGVREACNALARLDMPGAIASLNVSNAAVLALYVTRAKMGL; encoded by the coding sequence ATGACACGCTCCGACACACCGGCCGGCCCGTCCGGCACAAACACCAGCCCTGAAGATCATGGTGCAGAGGCGCCCGCGCGCTCGCGCGAGAAGCCCCGCCACGGCGGCGCAGGCGGCGGCAGGGACTACAGGGACGCCAAGGGCCGTGGCGCCAAGGGCGGCTTCCGGAAAGCAGGCGGCAAGCCGGCGGCCCAGGGCGCGGCCCATGATGGAGAGGGGCGCCGCCCCTTCGCCAAGGCCCGCCCGCGCCCCTCGCGCGAGGGAGATGCGCCCGAGGGACCGGTGCTTCTTTATGGGCTGCACACGATCGAGGCGGCGTTCCGAAACTCCGACCGCCGCCGCCACCGGCTGCTGGCGACGGAGAACGCCCAGCGCCGGCTGAGCGAGCGCGGAATCACCTTCGACGTTCCTGTGGAAACAGTGAATCCGCGGCAGCTCGATCACCTCGTGGGACGCGATGCGGTCCACCAGGGCGCCGTTCTGGAGGCGGATCCCCTGCCCGCCTTCGGTCCGCGCGACCTTGCCAGGGCACGCCTGGTGCTCGCCCTCGATCAGGTCACCGACCCGCATAATGTCGGTGCCATCCTGCGCTCCGCCGTGGCGCTTGCCGCCGATGCGGTGGTGACGACCGAACGGCACGCGCCGGAAGAAGGCTCCGTGCTGGCGAAATCCGCCTCCGGTGCACTCGATATGGTTCGGCACGTGCGCGTGAAGAACATGGCGCGCTTCGTCACCGAAATGCGCGAGGCCGGCTTCCAGGCCGTCGCCCTCGACAGCGAAGGACCGGCACGCCTCGAAGAGACGGACCTCAGCGACAAGGTGCTGCTGATTCTGGGGTCCGAAGGCAAGGGCGTGCGCCAGGGCGTGCGCGAGGCCTGTAATGCGCTCGCCCGGCTCGACATGCCCGGCGCCATCGCCTCGCTCAATGTCTCGAATGCGGCCGTTCTGGCCCTTTATGTCACGCGCGCGAAGATGGGGCTCTGA
- a CDS encoding TonB-dependent receptor plug domain-containing protein — protein MQNAKKRAAISGVATIVLALPAASFAQSQAPAVSPATLASEQAQDDSDPRAAGTPATDDKEGGEQGKATPLSRIIVPFYELLSPRSRADVGTTTLDQEGFTVRTDGSGDANSALRGLPNVQYQDETDTDAGIDGQKILDTRPELLSISGGRTYENNFIVNGIPTNTVTGSVERYGNSELASDTNTPNADRFYGLHPQTIFVPSDFVESATVVDSNASARYGNFQGGVVSYELKKPNTERWTGTASVKVESDKFVSYNIATTDGTNPLERKPPEFTKIKSSLSLSGPINEIFSMIAQYSRTDATTKKQKDYIYYSGDIREDSLNNFFRLQLDAKTDYGLFSLEGMVTDYTQGYESPNWRDMHVDVSTRTYAGKLEHSYTFDTVETPLGQILGLTLDTKAVVSHSSTRNQTNSDTARVYQIREGTRTASQWTSSDPDILSWCRLDPTSTSNVICYDGGFGANKVQEQTQYLFGQNVTGSIWAGTFEAGFDLTHTNARRARESDFTYYTSVNTLWDARSLGLSQFTCLGSEACGPDQYADKKSIWEAFDNTTTLNSADAWLQLEQTFGWLTVRPGVRLQVDDYQKNINIAPRIAATITPTDRIELSAGFNRYYDGESLAYAIRDNQPRGQSYIRSHDGSGNVTDEWTMRAETGVYGNRASDLRTPFTDEWVAGLKVIDPLTDGAFRLRYVNRAMKDQYARANLGSNVWELTNSGTGAYESATAEYAKTWHMERFRFLDHLTLTASFTWSAQELSPDSYFYDEDDLLDRILYNGRSYSVAGFSVVTGNMDIPMRAQLAMMTSWYEGRFNLGFAANYNFPFTGVEDTGRTQVFEGVRHDVWEDKDFDGTLTVDLHSNLVLLRDGHRSVSLNLVANNLFNEIGNATANNSNPFIKGRSFWLGLSTTF, from the coding sequence GTGCAAAATGCCAAGAAGCGCGCCGCGATCAGCGGTGTCGCGACGATCGTGCTTGCCCTGCCGGCAGCCTCCTTCGCCCAGTCGCAGGCGCCCGCCGTCTCTCCCGCCACATTGGCCAGCGAACAGGCGCAAGACGACTCGGATCCCCGAGCGGCCGGCACTCCCGCAACCGACGACAAAGAGGGCGGCGAGCAGGGTAAGGCCACGCCTCTCAGCCGGATCATCGTCCCCTTCTACGAGCTGCTGAGCCCGCGCAGTCGGGCGGATGTCGGCACGACGACCCTCGACCAGGAAGGGTTCACCGTACGCACGGATGGCAGCGGCGATGCCAACTCCGCCCTGCGCGGCCTGCCGAACGTCCAATACCAGGACGAAACCGATACCGACGCGGGCATCGACGGCCAGAAGATCCTCGACACGCGGCCCGAGCTCCTCTCCATCTCGGGCGGGCGCACCTACGAAAACAACTTCATCGTCAACGGCATCCCGACCAACACGGTCACCGGCTCGGTCGAGCGCTATGGCAACTCGGAGCTGGCCAGCGACACCAATACGCCCAATGCCGACCGCTTCTACGGCCTGCACCCCCAGACGATCTTCGTGCCGTCCGATTTCGTGGAGAGCGCGACGGTGGTCGACAGCAATGCCTCCGCGCGATACGGCAACTTTCAGGGCGGCGTCGTTTCCTACGAACTGAAGAAGCCCAATACGGAACGCTGGACAGGCACGGCAAGCGTCAAGGTCGAAAGCGACAAGTTCGTCAGCTACAACATCGCGACGACCGACGGCACCAATCCGCTCGAGCGCAAACCACCCGAGTTCACCAAGATCAAGTCATCGCTTTCGCTGAGCGGGCCGATCAACGAAATTTTCTCGATGATTGCGCAGTACAGCAGGACCGATGCAACCACCAAGAAGCAAAAAGACTACATCTATTATTCCGGCGACATCAGGGAAGATTCCCTGAATAACTTCTTCAGGCTCCAACTCGACGCCAAAACGGACTACGGACTGTTCTCGCTGGAGGGAATGGTCACCGACTATACGCAAGGGTACGAAAGCCCGAACTGGCGCGACATGCATGTCGACGTCTCCACCCGGACCTATGCCGGCAAGCTCGAGCATTCCTACACGTTCGACACTGTCGAAACGCCGCTCGGCCAGATTCTCGGCCTGACGCTCGACACCAAGGCCGTCGTCTCCCACTCCTCGACGCGGAACCAGACGAACAGCGACACCGCCCGCGTTTACCAGATCAGGGAAGGCACCAGAACCGCCTCCCAATGGACGTCGAGCGATCCGGACATCCTCTCCTGGTGCCGGCTCGACCCGACCTCGACATCGAATGTCATCTGCTACGACGGCGGGTTTGGCGCGAACAAGGTCCAGGAACAGACGCAGTATCTCTTCGGCCAGAACGTCACGGGATCCATCTGGGCCGGCACATTCGAGGCCGGCTTCGACCTGACCCACACGAACGCCCGCCGCGCGCGCGAAAGCGACTTCACCTACTACACCTCGGTGAACACGCTCTGGGACGCCCGCTCCCTCGGGCTCAGCCAATTCACCTGCCTGGGCAGCGAGGCCTGCGGCCCCGATCAGTATGCCGACAAAAAGTCGATCTGGGAGGCTTTCGACAACACGACAACGCTCAACTCGGCGGATGCCTGGCTGCAACTCGAGCAGACCTTCGGCTGGCTGACCGTCCGGCCGGGTGTGCGCCTCCAGGTCGACGACTACCAGAAGAACATCAACATCGCGCCGCGTATCGCCGCGACGATCACGCCCACCGACCGGATCGAGCTCTCTGCCGGGTTCAACCGCTATTACGACGGCGAAAGCCTTGCCTATGCCATCCGTGACAATCAGCCCCGCGGGCAGTCCTACATCCGCAGCCACGACGGCAGCGGCAATGTCACCGACGAATGGACGATGCGCGCAGAGACAGGCGTCTATGGCAACAGGGCCTCGGACCTGCGAACCCCCTTCACGGACGAATGGGTGGCCGGCCTCAAGGTCATCGACCCACTCACCGATGGTGCGTTCCGCCTGCGCTATGTCAACCGCGCGATGAAAGACCAGTACGCGAGGGCGAATCTCGGCAGCAATGTCTGGGAACTGACCAACTCCGGCACCGGGGCCTACGAATCCGCCACCGCGGAATATGCCAAGACCTGGCACATGGAGCGGTTCCGTTTCCTCGATCACCTGACGCTGACCGCCTCCTTCACCTGGTCCGCTCAGGAGCTGTCGCCCGACAGCTACTTCTATGACGAGGACGACCTCCTCGACCGGATCCTCTACAATGGCCGGTCCTATTCGGTCGCAGGCTTCTCCGTCGTGACCGGCAACATGGACATCCCCATGCGCGCCCAGCTCGCGATGATGACGAGCTGGTACGAGGGCCGGTTCAACCTGGGCTTCGCCGCCAACTACAACTTCCCCTTCACCGGCGTCGAAGACACGGGGCGCACGCAGGTGTTCGAGGGCGTTCGCCACGACGTCTGGGAGGACAAGGATTTCGACGGAACCCTCACCGTCGACCTGCACTCCAACCTTGTCCTTCTGCGCGACGGGCACAGAAGCGTCAGCCTCAACCTGGTTGCCAACAATCTCTTCAACGAAATCGGCAACGCGACGGCCAACAACAGCAATCCTTTCATCAAAGGGCGGAGCTTCTGGCTCGGCCTCAGCACCACATTCTGA
- a CDS encoding orotate phosphoribosyltransferase, translated as MNPIGFPDPAFVSRQTARMLLEVKAVHFRADEPYKLTSGLASPVYIDCRKLISFPRLRATLMDFATATILRNVGFESLDAVAGGETAGIPFSAWIAERLGLPMQYVRKKPKGFGRDAQIEGVLKEGDRVLLVEDLTTDGGSKVRFAEALRKAGAQVDHAIVLFFYDIFPQTYEAMARNGLTLHYLATWRDVLAVARDENHFDEKTLASVESFLNEPLKWSAAHGGISEFSV; from the coding sequence ATGAACCCGATCGGTTTCCCGGATCCCGCCTTCGTGTCACGCCAGACGGCCAGGATGCTGCTCGAGGTCAAGGCGGTCCACTTCCGCGCCGACGAGCCCTACAAGCTGACCTCCGGCCTTGCCAGCCCGGTCTATATCGACTGCCGCAAGCTGATTTCCTTCCCGCGCCTGCGCGCGACGCTGATGGATTTTGCCACCGCCACGATCCTGCGCAATGTCGGCTTCGAATCGCTCGACGCGGTCGCTGGCGGCGAGACGGCAGGCATCCCCTTCTCCGCCTGGATCGCCGAACGCCTGGGCCTGCCCATGCAGTATGTGCGCAAGAAGCCGAAGGGCTTCGGCCGCGATGCGCAGATCGAGGGCGTGTTGAAGGAAGGCGACCGGGTGTTGCTGGTCGAGGATCTGACCACCGACGGCGGCAGCAAGGTCCGCTTCGCCGAAGCGCTTCGCAAGGCCGGTGCCCAGGTCGACCACGCCATCGTGCTCTTCTTCTACGACATCTTCCCGCAGACCTATGAGGCGATGGCCCGCAATGGCCTGACGCTGCACTACCTCGCCACCTGGCGCGATGTGCTGGCGGTCGCCCGCGACGAGAACCATTTCGACGAGAAGACGCTGGCCTCGGTCGAGTCGTTCCTCAACGAGCCGCTGAAGTGGTCCGCCGCCCATGGCGGCATCTCCGAATTCTCGGTCTGA
- the rplK gene encoding 50S ribosomal protein L11, whose amino-acid sequence MAKKIEGYIKLQVPAGSATPSPPIGPALGQRGLNIMEFCKAFNAQTQDIEKGAPCPTVITYYSDRSFTFVVKTAPVAFFLKKASGLKSGSKTPGKGGFVGKVTRDQVREIAEAKMKDLNANDIEAAMLMVEGSARSMGLEVTE is encoded by the coding sequence ATGGCGAAGAAAATCGAAGGTTACATCAAGCTGCAGGTGCCGGCCGGCTCCGCGACTCCGTCGCCGCCGATCGGTCCGGCGCTTGGTCAGCGCGGCCTCAACATCATGGAGTTCTGCAAGGCGTTCAACGCGCAGACCCAGGATATCGAGAAGGGCGCTCCGTGCCCGACCGTGATCACCTATTACTCCGACCGCTCCTTCACGTTCGTCGTGAAGACGGCGCCGGTCGCGTTCTTCCTGAAGAAGGCCTCCGGCCTGAAGTCGGGTTCGAAGACGCCGGGCAAGGGCGGCTTCGTCGGCAAGGTCACCCGTGACCAGGTCCGCGAGATCGCGGAAGCGAAGATGAAGGACCTGAACGCGAACGACATCGAGGCGGCCATGCTGATGGTCGAAGGCTCGGCGCGGTCCATGGGTCTCGAGGTCACGGAGTAA
- the tuf gene encoding elongation factor Tu, translating into MAKAKFERTKPHVNIGTIGHVDHGKTTLTAAITKFFGEFKAYDMIDAAPEERARGITISTAHVEYETENRHYAHVDCPGHADYVKNMITGAAQMDGAILVCSAADGPMPQTREHILLARQVGVPALVVFLNKVDQVDDAELLELVEMEVRELLSSYEFPGDDIPIVAGSALAALEGRDEAIGETKIRELMAAVDDYIPTPERPVDMPFLMPIEDVFSISGRGTVVTGRVERGIVKVGEEVEIVGIRDTKKTTVTGVEMFRKLLDQGQAGDNIGALIRGVGREDVERGQVLCKPGSVTPHTKFKAEAYILTKEEGGRHTPFFTNYRPQFYFRTTDVTGVVTLPEGTEMVMPGDNVSVEVELIVPIAMEEGLRFAIREGGRTVGAGVVASIIK; encoded by the coding sequence ATGGCGAAAGCAAAGTTTGAGCGGACGAAGCCGCACGTGAACATTGGCACGATCGGCCACGTCGACCATGGCAAGACGACGCTGACGGCGGCGATCACGAAGTTCTTCGGCGAGTTCAAGGCGTACGACATGATCGACGCGGCTCCCGAGGAGCGTGCTCGCGGTATCACGATCTCGACGGCGCACGTCGAGTACGAGACCGAGAACCGTCACTATGCGCACGTGGACTGCCCGGGCCACGCCGACTACGTGAAGAACATGATCACGGGTGCGGCGCAGATGGACGGCGCGATCCTGGTCTGCTCGGCGGCCGATGGCCCGATGCCGCAGACCCGCGAGCACATCCTTCTGGCCCGTCAGGTCGGCGTTCCGGCTCTGGTGGTGTTCCTGAACAAGGTCGACCAGGTGGACGACGCGGAACTTCTCGAGCTGGTCGAGATGGAAGTGCGCGAGCTGCTTTCGTCCTACGAGTTCCCGGGCGACGACATTCCGATCGTTGCCGGTTCGGCTCTTGCCGCCCTTGAGGGCCGCGACGAGGCGATCGGCGAGACGAAGATCCGCGAGCTGATGGCTGCGGTCGACGACTACATCCCGACGCCGGAGCGTCCGGTTGACATGCCGTTCCTGATGCCGATTGAGGACGTGTTCTCGATCTCGGGCCGCGGCACGGTCGTGACGGGTCGCGTTGAGCGCGGCATCGTGAAGGTCGGCGAGGAAGTCGAGATCGTCGGCATCCGCGACACCAAGAAGACGACGGTTACCGGCGTCGAGATGTTCCGCAAGCTTCTGGACCAGGGCCAGGCCGGCGACAACATCGGTGCTCTGATCCGCGGCGTTGGCCGTGAGGACGTGGAGCGCGGCCAGGTTCTTTGCAAGCCGGGTTCGGTGACGCCGCACACGAAGTTCAAGGCCGAGGCCTACATCCTGACGAAGGAAGAGGGTGGTCGCCACACTCCGTTCTTCACCAACTACCGTCCGCAGTTCTACTTCCGCACGACGGACGTGACGGGTGTTGTGACGCTGCCGGAAGGCACGGAGATGGTGATGCCGGGCGACAACGTGTCGGTCGAGGTTGAGCTGATCGTGCCGATCGCGATGGAAGAGGGTCTGCGCTTCGCTATCCGCGAGGGCGGCCGTACCGTCGGCGCCGGCGTCGTCGCCTCCATCATCAAGTAA
- the nusG gene encoding transcription termination/antitermination protein NusG, with product MAKRWYIVHAYSNFEKKVADAIREKAQQQGLEDLFEEILVPTEKVVEVRRGRKVDAERKFFPGYVLVKMEMTNEAFHLIKNTPKVTGFLGADQKPIPISDSEAMRILHQVQEGVERPKPSISFEIGEQVRVSDGPFASFSGLVEEVDDERARLKVAVSIFGRATPVELEYGQVEKL from the coding sequence ATGGCCAAGCGTTGGTATATCGTCCACGCCTACTCGAATTTCGAGAAGAAGGTGGCGGACGCGATTCGGGAAAAAGCGCAGCAGCAGGGACTTGAGGATCTCTTCGAAGAGATTCTCGTTCCGACGGAGAAGGTCGTGGAAGTGCGGCGTGGCCGCAAGGTCGACGCCGAGCGCAAGTTCTTCCCGGGCTACGTTCTGGTCAAGATGGAGATGACCAACGAGGCGTTCCACCTGATCAAGAACACGCCGAAGGTCACCGGGTTCCTGGGTGCTGACCAGAAGCCGATTCCGATTTCGGACTCCGAGGCGATGCGCATCCTGCACCAGGTGCAGGAGGGCGTGGAGCGCCCGAAGCCGTCGATCAGCTTCGAGATCGGCGAGCAGGTCCGCGTCTCGGATGGTCCGTTCGCCTCTTTCTCCGGCCTTGTCGAGGAAGTGGACGACGAGCGGGCCCGGCTCAAGGTCGCAGTGTCGATCTTCGGCCGCGCGACGCCGGTCGAGCTGGAATACGGTCAGGTCGAGAAGCTCTGA
- the rplA gene encoding 50S ribosomal protein L1, producing the protein MAKVGKRIKSAREGIDRNKLYALDEALALVKERATAKFDESVEIAINLGVDPRHADQMVRGVCVLPNGTGKSVRVAVFARGDKADEAKAAGADIVGAEELVNEVQGGKIDFDRCIATPDMMPLVGRLGKVLGPRGLMPNPKVGTVTPDVASAVRDAKGGAVQFRVEKAGIIHAGVGKTSFEADKLSENIKAIVDAVVKAKPTGAKGTYLKRVAVSSTMGPGLKVDPSTVTA; encoded by the coding sequence ATGGCGAAGGTTGGAAAGCGCATCAAGTCTGCCCGCGAGGGCATCGACCGCAACAAGCTCTACGCCCTCGACGAGGCTCTGGCGCTGGTCAAGGAGCGGGCAACCGCGAAGTTCGACGAGTCCGTCGAGATCGCCATCAACCTCGGCGTCGACCCGCGTCACGCCGACCAGATGGTCCGCGGCGTCTGCGTGCTGCCGAACGGCACCGGCAAGTCTGTTCGCGTTGCGGTCTTCGCACGCGGCGACAAGGCCGATGAGGCCAAGGCTGCGGGCGCGGACATCGTCGGCGCCGAAGAGCTGGTGAACGAGGTCCAGGGCGGCAAGATCGACTTCGATCGCTGCATCGCCACGCCGGACATGATGCCGCTCGTCGGTCGTCTCGGCAAGGTTCTCGGCCCGCGCGGCCTGATGCCGAACCCGAAGGTCGGCACCGTGACCCCGGACGTCGCTTCGGCGGTGCGTGACGCCAAGGGCGGCGCCGTGCAGTTCCGCGTCGAGAAGGCGGGTATCATTCACGCCGGCGTCGGCAAGACCTCGTTCGAGGCCGACAAGCTGAGCGAGAACATCAAGGCGATCGTCGATGCCGTGGTCAAGGCCAAGCCGACGGGCGCCAAGGGCACCTACCTGAAGCGCGTTGCCGTCAGCTCGACCATGGGTCCGGGCCTGAAGGTCGACCCGTCGACGGTCACGGCCTGA
- the secE gene encoding preprotein translocase subunit SecE, protein MAKSNPFTFIDEVRKETSKVTWPTRRETGVTTVMVFIMVFLAAIFFLLADWLMGQGIGLLLGLGN, encoded by the coding sequence ATGGCGAAATCGAATCCTTTCACGTTCATCGACGAAGTTCGCAAGGAAACGTCGAAGGTGACGTGGCCTACGCGCAGGGAAACCGGTGTGACCACCGTCATGGTGTTCATCATGGTGTTCCTCGCCGCCATCTTCTTTTTGCTCGCCGACTGGCTGATGGGCCAGGGTATCGGCTTGCTCCTGGGTCTCGGCAACTGA
- a CDS encoding fatty acid desaturase yields MIGGVYLAFGGLVAAASMVQGAGWSALFWLCLVPIVTLHSSLQHELLHGHPFRNPRLNALLAGLPLGLFVPYWRFRALHIAHHDDPRLTDPYEDPESWYLHPRDWRTAGRGRRALLAFNNTLFGRMLVGPAIGMAGFVAAEWHLARKGRGDVMRAWGEHLVLAGVLLGLLRLLPGFSLPAYLAVCYGAWSLLCVRTFLEHQAEEAVGHRTVIIEDRGPLAFLFLFNSLHAVHHRFPALPWYRLPGLYRRHRDAFRAENGGYVYRSYLEIARRHAFRAKEPVEHPVLARGLERERFSKAE; encoded by the coding sequence TTGATCGGCGGGGTCTATCTGGCGTTTGGCGGGCTTGTTGCGGCAGCCTCCATGGTGCAGGGGGCGGGCTGGTCGGCGCTCTTCTGGCTGTGCCTCGTGCCCATTGTCACGCTGCATTCGTCGCTGCAGCACGAGTTGCTGCACGGCCACCCGTTCCGCAATCCGCGGCTGAACGCGCTGCTGGCTGGGCTGCCGCTCGGGTTGTTCGTTCCCTATTGGCGGTTCCGTGCCTTGCACATCGCCCATCATGACGACCCGCGCCTGACCGATCCTTACGAGGATCCGGAGAGCTGGTACCTGCATCCACGCGACTGGCGAACCGCAGGGCGAGGCCGGCGTGCCCTTTTGGCCTTCAACAACACGCTGTTCGGGCGGATGCTGGTCGGGCCGGCGATCGGCATGGCGGGCTTCGTTGCTGCCGAATGGCATCTCGCGCGGAAGGGAAGAGGGGACGTGATGCGTGCCTGGGGCGAGCACCTGGTGCTTGCGGGCGTCTTGCTGGGGCTGCTGAGGCTTTTGCCGGGCTTCTCGCTGCCGGCCTATCTGGCGGTCTGCTACGGCGCGTGGTCGCTCCTGTGCGTGCGCACCTTTCTGGAGCATCAGGCGGAAGAGGCGGTCGGGCACCGGACGGTGATCATCGAGGACCGGGGTCCGCTTGCCTTCCTGTTCCTGTTCAACTCGCTGCACGCGGTGCATCACCGCTTTCCGGCTCTTCCCTGGTATCGGCTGCCGGGTCTTTATCGCCGCCACCGCGACGCGTTCCGGGCGGAAAACGGCGGCTACGTCTACCGTTCATATCTGGAGATCGCGCGCCGCCATGCCTTCCGCGCCAAGGAGCCGGTGGAACATCCGGTCCTGGCGCGGGGGCTGGAGCGCGAGAGATTTTCAAAGGCAGAGTGA
- a CDS encoding cytochrome-c peroxidase — protein sequence MPFFRFFAGLWGLCLAVVLLMPALLIQERWQRAGDNRLASTFPSQPDEGDFEALRRAYARPPSEWPEALVEPEVAFVELGPLEQRPNPQGAELQKARLGRRLFEDPLLSASGHFSCQSCHNRQLGWGDGLRVSVGHGRQEGRRNAPSLFGVAYRDAFFWDGRASTLEQQAAGPLLNPVEMANESLDEVVERLRARPDYVRAFSRVYGEMPIAFSHVADALAAFQRTLERGTRFDRFAAGLPVRFSDEELWGLNLFRGKAGCANCHFGPLLTDQKMHNLGLTFFRRRLQDLGRYEETGDPQDVGLFRTPSLRHVRLTAPYMHNGAMPRLVNVIAFYVQGGGRIRPRNEADAADPLWPHAARTSPLLKRLELERAEIQALVAFLESL from the coding sequence ATGCCTTTCTTCCGTTTCTTCGCGGGTCTGTGGGGCCTGTGCCTTGCCGTTGTACTGCTCATGCCGGCGCTTTTGATACAGGAGCGCTGGCAGCGAGCCGGCGACAACAGGCTCGCTTCGACCTTTCCTTCCCAGCCGGACGAAGGAGACTTCGAGGCGTTGCGCAGGGCCTATGCGCGACCGCCGTCCGAGTGGCCTGAGGCTCTGGTCGAACCGGAGGTCGCCTTCGTGGAACTGGGCCCGCTCGAGCAGCGCCCGAACCCGCAAGGCGCCGAGCTCCAGAAGGCGCGCCTCGGGCGCAGGCTCTTCGAGGATCCCCTGCTGTCCGCTTCCGGGCACTTCTCTTGCCAGTCCTGCCACAACCGGCAGCTTGGCTGGGGCGACGGGCTCAGGGTTTCGGTCGGTCACGGGCGCCAGGAGGGGCGGCGCAACGCCCCTTCGCTCTTCGGGGTCGCCTATCGCGACGCGTTCTTCTGGGACGGACGGGCATCAACCCTTGAGCAACAGGCCGCAGGCCCGCTTCTGAACCCTGTCGAGATGGCCAATGAAAGCCTCGATGAGGTGGTCGAACGCCTTCGCGCAAGGCCGGACTATGTCCGCGCCTTCAGCCGGGTCTACGGCGAAATGCCCATCGCCTTCTCGCACGTCGCCGACGCATTGGCCGCCTTCCAGCGCACGCTGGAGCGCGGAACCCGATTCGACCGCTTCGCCGCAGGGTTGCCCGTCCGCTTTTCCGATGAGGAGCTTTGGGGCCTCAATCTCTTCCGCGGCAAGGCGGGCTGCGCCAATTGTCACTTCGGCCCGCTGCTGACCGACCAGAAGATGCACAATCTGGGGCTCACCTTCTTTCGCCGGCGGCTGCAGGATCTCGGCCGCTACGAGGAGACCGGCGATCCGCAGGACGTCGGCCTGTTCCGCACGCCCTCCCTGCGCCATGTACGGCTGACGGCGCCTTACATGCACAATGGAGCCATGCCCCGCCTCGTCAACGTCATCGCCTTTTATGTTCAAGGCGGTGGCCGCATCCGGCCGCGCAACGAGGCGGACGCGGCCGACCCGCTTTGGCCCCACGCGGCGCGCACCTCGCCGCTCCTCAAGCGCCTCGAGCTGGAGCGGGCTGAAATCCAGGCGCTGGTGGCATTCCTCGAAAGCTTGTGA